Part of the Flagellimonas eckloniae genome, CTCAGAGGAATTACACATCAATTGCATTCCCAAGCAAATCCCTAAAACGGGTTGTTTTAATTGCGGTACAATTTTGTCCAAGCCACTCAATCTTAATTTTGACATTGCAGAACTGGCTTCCCCTACTCCTGGAAATATCACTTTGTCTGCATTTTGGATTTCTTCCACAGTATCACTTAAAATTGCTTCGTATCCCAAGCGCTGTATTGCAAACTTGATACTTTGAATATTTCCAGCACCATAGTTGATAATAACTATTTTCATTTATAAAACCCCCTTTGTAGATGGCAAAACCATCTTTTCAACATCTCGTTTTACTGCCATTTTAATTGACTTTGCAAATGCCTTGAAAATCGCTTCAATTTTATGATGTTCGTTTGTCCCCTCTGCTTTTATATTGAGATTGGCCTTGGCTCCATCCGAAAATGATTTGAAAAAGTGCATAAACATTTCAGTGGGCATGTCCCCAACTTTCTCACGTTTAAAATCTGCATCCCAGACCAACCAATTACGGCCACCAAAATCGATGGCAACTTGTGCCAAGCAATCATCCATGGGTAAACAGAAACCGTAGCGTTCTATGCCTAATTTATTTCCCAAAACTGTGGAAAACAACTCTCCCAAAGCAATGGCCGTATCCTCAATGGTATGGTGCTCATCTACTTCTAAATCTCCATCAACCTTTATTTCCAAATCCATTTGTCCATGCCTGGCGAGCTGATCCAGCATATGGTCGAAGAATGAAAGACCCGTGTCTATGTTGCTTTTTCCCGTACCATCAAGATTAAGTTTGATTTTGATGTCAGTTTCATTGGTTTTCCGTGAGATTTCGGAGACCCTAGATTCCAATTTCAAAAACTCATAAATCTTTTCCCAATCATTGTTCTCCAACGCAATGAAATCATCCAGTTCACCCCGTTTCACTGTAATCTCGTCAGTTCCCAGATTCGTTTCATCATTGATGAAAACACCCTTTGCTCCCAAGTTTTTTGCAAGCTCCATGTCGGTTAACCGATCTCCAAGGACAAATGAATTTTTTAAATCATATTCCTCCGTGAAATATTCAGTCAACAAACCGATACCTGGCTTTCGCGTATCTGCATTGTCTTTTGGAAAAGTTCGATCAATGAAAATTTTATCAAATACAACACCCTCATTTTCGAAGGATTTTAAAATGAAATTATGTACAGGCCAAAAGGTTTCCTCGGGAAAAACAGCTGTACCCAAACCGTCTTGATTGGTAATCATGACCAGTTCATAATCGAGTTCCTTTGCAATCTTCCCCAAGTAGGTAAATGCCTTGGGATAAAAAATCATTTTATCAAACGCATCTATCTGTTCATCAACAGTTTCTTTGATGATAGTTCCATCCCTATCTATAAAAAGTACTTTTTTCCCCATTAGTTCAGTTCTTTTAAAATAGCAATCAGTTTTTTATTTTCTTCTGGTGTACCAACCGTAAATCGTAATGTGTTTTCACATAAAGGCTGATTACTCCTGTTTCGAACAACTACATTGGCATCAAGCAGTTGTTGGTATCGTTTACTGGCATCATCTACTTTCACCAATACAAAGTTTGCGTCTGAAGAATAGATTTTTTCAATAAAAACCACCTCATTTAGCGCGTTGACCAATATTTTACGTTCGTTCAAAATTTGTGCGACCTCTTCCTGGACCAATGTATCATCCAATACTCTTTTTAGTGCTTGGTATTGCGTTAGTTGATTAACATTATATGGAGGCTTAATTTTGTTGAGAATGGTAATTATTTCTGCGGATGCATAGCATATTCCCAACCGGATACCTGCCATTCCGTAGGCTTTGGACAAGGTTTGGGTAACAATCAGGTTTGGATAGTTGTCCAAGACAGAAATCCAACTCTGGTTTTCAGAGAAATCTATGTAAGCTTCATCAATCACAACTAGACCGCTAAAGTTTTCCAGTAGTTCCTCTATATTTTTCCTTTGAAAGGCATTCCCTGTCGGATTGTTAGGTGAACAGATAAAAACAATTTTGGAATTTTTGTCAATCTTTTCCAAAATCTGTGGTACATCTGGTTCAAAATTTGAGGTCAACAAAACTTCCCTGTTCTCAATCGCATTGATTCCGGCCAATACCTTATACATACCATAGGTTGGCGGTAGGGTGATAATATTATCCTGATTTGGCTCGCAAAAGGCTCTAAAAATCAAATCCAAGACTTCATCACTGCCATTTCCCAACAAAATGTTTTGTTCAGGAATCTGTTTCTGTTCTGATAAAAGTGTTTTTAGACTGCGTTGTTGTGGGTCGGGATAGCGATTCAAACCATTTTCAAAAGGATTTTCATTGGCATCCAAAAAAATCATTTTAGACCCATCTGAAACGTACTCATCCCTTGCCGATGAGTACGGTTGTAAACCTTTTACAGTCTCCCTTACCAATTTATCTATGTTGAAAGCAGATGTCATTTTAAATTTTTTAATCGAATAGTAACGGCATTTTTGTGTGCATCCAGCCCTTCAGCTTCTGCCATTAGCTCAATTGCATTCCCAATACCCAATATACCTTCCTTACTGATTTTCTGAAATGTTATGCTCTTCATGAAACTATCAAGATTTACACCGCTATACTGTTTTGCATAGCCATTTGTCGGCAATGTATGATTGGTTCCCGAAGCATAGTCCCCGGCACTTTCTGGAGTATAATTTCCAATAAAAACCGAACCTGCATTAATTGTATTTTCAATGTAAAAATCTTCATTTTCAACACATACAATATAGTGTTCTGGACCATATTCATTAATCAAGTCAACTGCTTCCAGGTCGGTTTTAACCAAAATGAGTTTGCTATTTTCAATTGCTTTTTCAGCAATGGCCCTTCGTGGAAGTGCTTTTATTTGATTCTCAACCTCTAAAGCCACACTATTCAATAGTTTTTCTGAAGTTGAAACCAATATAACTTGACTGTCCGTTCCGTGTTCTGCCTGGCTCAATAAATCCGAAGCTACAAATGGCGGCTCGGCTGAATCATCAGCAACTACCAACAACTCACTAGGTCCAGCGGGTATATCAATGGCAATTCCATATTTGGTAGCCAATTGTTTTGCCACAGTTACATATTGATTGCCCGGTCCGAATATCTTGTAAACATTTGGGATGGTCTCCGTTCCAAAAGTCATTCCCGCTATGGCCTGAATGCCCCCAACTTTGAAGATTTGGGTCACACCACAAAGATTGGCAGTGTATAAAATTGTTGGATTGATTTTTCCAAACTCATCTGGAGGCGTACAAAGCACGATTTCTTTGCAACCTGCGATCTTAGCTGGAACGGCCAACATTAAAATTGTTGAAAACAAGGGTGCTGTACCTCCTGGAATGTACAGTCCAATTTTTTGAATGGCTCTTTTTTCTTGCCAACAGGAAACCCCTGGCATAGTTTCCAAGTTAACCCTGTCCGTTTTTTGCGCAGCGTGAAATTTTTCAATGTTCCCTTTCGCTAAAGCAATAGCTTGCTTCAATTCTTCTGCAACTTGATCGGAAGCTCTTTCAATTTCTTCTTTGGTGACTAAAAAAGAATCCAAGTTGACCTTATCAAATTTTTCGGTGTAATCCCTAACCGCAGAATCCCCCCGAGTTTTTATCTCCGTAAAAATCCGAGTAACAGTTTCTTCAATATCAGAAACGGTTTGGGTAGGTCGTTTTAATAACGACTCCCAATTTTCTTTATTTGGATATTTAATTTTCTGCATAGCTTTCAGAATCTTTTTTGGTAGTGATATCCTACCATTACATATCCTTGACTTTCCCAGAATCTTTGCCCAGATTCATTCTTTGTATAGCAGTTGAGTTCAGAACCGTTACAACCTATTGATTTGCCGTAATTGAAAATCCACTCCATTAACTGTTTTCCAATTCCCTTACCTTGATACTCACTTATAATATATACGTTATCTGGCTCGATATGCTTTCCAATATAGTATTTTGTCAATACCCATAAACCTGATATACCTATAAGTTTGGGACCGTGATAAACACCAATACATTTATACGCATTCTGAAACATGTTCTCTAAACGTTCTTTCAAAACTTCAACAGGAATAGAAGCATCCAGTTTTTCGAGGAACGGAACAATCTCATTCTGGTTTTGCTCTTCTATGAATTTTATATCATACATTTTACACTACCATTTTTTCAATTGGGCATACTAAAATTCCCTCAGCTCCAGCCAATTTTAACTCATCAATAACCTCCCAGAAAGTATTCTTTTTGATGACTGTATGTACTGAACTCCAACCTTCTTCGGCCAGTGGTAAAACTGTTGGACTTCGCATTCCAGGTAATAGAGCAATAATCTTCTCTAATTTATCATTAGGTGCATTCAACAAGACATATTTATTTTGTCTTGCCTGCAAAACTGATTTTATCCTAAATTGAAGTTTTTCCAGAATTTCCTTTCGTTCTTGGGAAATTTTTGGAGATACAGCCAATACCGCTTCACTCTCCAAAATCACTTCAACTTCTTTTAAATTGTTTTTAAAGAGTGTACTTCCACTTGAAACAATATCGCAAATACCATCAGCAAGTCCAATATTGGGCGCGATTTCTACCGACCCATTGATAATATGTAAGTCCGCAGTTACCCCTTTTGATTTTAGATAATCATTTACAGTGTTTGGGTAAGAGGTTGCAATACGTTTTCCTTCAAAATCCTTAACCGAGTTATACGTAATTCCTTTGGGTACGGCCAAGCAAACCCTGCATTTAGAAAAATTCAACTTCTCAGCTATGGAAATATCGTCACCTTTTTCTACCAAAACATTTTCCCCTAGAATAGCAATATCCACTACTCCATCTCTTAAATACTGAGGAATATCCCCATTTCTGAGGTATAAAACCTCTAAAGGGAAGTTACGGGCAGTAGCTTTTAGCTGGTCTTTTCCATTATCTATGGAAATCCCACAATCTTTTAAAATTGATAAGGAGTCTTGATTTAAACGCCCACTTTTTTGAACGGCAATTCTAATCTTAGTCATTTTATTAAATTTTGTTTGGAAACCAAATAGGTCCAAAAACAAAACCCGTTTGATTTCTCAAACGGGTTTAGAATATATTTTAAAAACAACAATACATTTCTATCTCGCTTGAGTGCAAGTATAAAAATGGTGATGATGTGTGTTTTTGTTTCTCATTTCGACTTCAAAAGTAGAATATATTTTTATATCAAAAAAGATTTATTTAGTTATTTCCCAAAATTAATGGTAAACCTGAATCTCCTGAACCAACAATGACAACTTTAGAATTTGGGGATTTAGAAAGCTCTAAGGTAGCATCTATTCCTTTGTCTTGAAGTATCTTATCTGTTAAAGAGGCACTTAAGATACGGTTTGCATCAGCTTTACCCTGTGCTTCAATACGTACTTTTTCAGCTTCTTTGGAGGCTGTTACTAATCTAAACTCATATTCTAAAGATTCTTGCTCTTGCTTTAATTTACGTTCAATAGCCTCTTTGATTGTTGGAGGTAAAGTAACATCCCTTACAAGCACTTCGTTCAATTGAATGTACTGACCATCCACAAT contains:
- the hisB gene encoding bifunctional histidinol-phosphatase/imidazoleglycerol-phosphate dehydratase HisB — protein: MGKKVLFIDRDGTIIKETVDEQIDAFDKMIFYPKAFTYLGKIAKELDYELVMITNQDGLGTAVFPEETFWPVHNFILKSFENEGVVFDKIFIDRTFPKDNADTRKPGIGLLTEYFTEEYDLKNSFVLGDRLTDMELAKNLGAKGVFINDETNLGTDEITVKRGELDDFIALENNDWEKIYEFLKLESRVSEISRKTNETDIKIKLNLDGTGKSNIDTGLSFFDHMLDQLARHGQMDLEIKVDGDLEVDEHHTIEDTAIALGELFSTVLGNKLGIERYGFCLPMDDCLAQVAIDFGGRNWLVWDADFKREKVGDMPTEMFMHFFKSFSDGAKANLNIKAEGTNEHHKIEAIFKAFAKSIKMAVKRDVEKMVLPSTKGVL
- a CDS encoding GNAT family N-acetyltransferase; translation: MYDIKFIEEQNQNEIVPFLEKLDASIPVEVLKERLENMFQNAYKCIGVYHGPKLIGISGLWVLTKYYIGKHIEPDNVYIISEYQGKGIGKQLMEWIFNYGKSIGCNGSELNCYTKNESGQRFWESQGYVMVGYHYQKRF
- the hisC gene encoding histidinol-phosphate transaminase produces the protein MTSAFNIDKLVRETVKGLQPYSSARDEYVSDGSKMIFLDANENPFENGLNRYPDPQQRSLKTLLSEQKQIPEQNILLGNGSDEVLDLIFRAFCEPNQDNIITLPPTYGMYKVLAGINAIENREVLLTSNFEPDVPQILEKIDKNSKIVFICSPNNPTGNAFQRKNIEELLENFSGLVVIDEAYIDFSENQSWISVLDNYPNLIVTQTLSKAYGMAGIRLGICYASAEIITILNKIKPPYNVNQLTQYQALKRVLDDTLVQEEVAQILNERKILVNALNEVVFIEKIYSSDANFVLVKVDDASKRYQQLLDANVVVRNRSNQPLCENTLRFTVGTPEENKKLIAILKELN
- the hisD gene encoding histidinol dehydrogenase translates to MQKIKYPNKENWESLLKRPTQTVSDIEETVTRIFTEIKTRGDSAVRDYTEKFDKVNLDSFLVTKEEIERASDQVAEELKQAIALAKGNIEKFHAAQKTDRVNLETMPGVSCWQEKRAIQKIGLYIPGGTAPLFSTILMLAVPAKIAGCKEIVLCTPPDEFGKINPTILYTANLCGVTQIFKVGGIQAIAGMTFGTETIPNVYKIFGPGNQYVTVAKQLATKYGIAIDIPAGPSELLVVADDSAEPPFVASDLLSQAEHGTDSQVILVSTSEKLLNSVALEVENQIKALPRRAIAEKAIENSKLILVKTDLEAVDLINEYGPEHYIVCVENEDFYIENTINAGSVFIGNYTPESAGDYASGTNHTLPTNGYAKQYSGVNLDSFMKSITFQKISKEGILGIGNAIELMAEAEGLDAHKNAVTIRLKNLK
- the hisG gene encoding ATP phosphoribosyltransferase: MTKIRIAVQKSGRLNQDSLSILKDCGISIDNGKDQLKATARNFPLEVLYLRNGDIPQYLRDGVVDIAILGENVLVEKGDDISIAEKLNFSKCRVCLAVPKGITYNSVKDFEGKRIATSYPNTVNDYLKSKGVTADLHIINGSVEIAPNIGLADGICDIVSSGSTLFKNNLKEVEVILESEAVLAVSPKISQERKEILEKLQFRIKSVLQARQNKYVLLNAPNDKLEKIIALLPGMRSPTVLPLAEEGWSSVHTVIKKNTFWEVIDELKLAGAEGILVCPIEKMVV